From the Methylobacterium currus genome, one window contains:
- a CDS encoding EAL domain-containing protein, whose protein sequence is MIANSEPVADTARELCAEIETLMSGVICSILTVDQAGLLHPLAAPSLPADYSSALDGMMVGPEVGSCGAAAYLREPVIIEDIRRDPRCARSMGLIEGLGVSGCWSFPVVNAGGEAIAVIGFYSEQARSPNASERALAEACVDLCGLALQRHERAVDRERRANIDALTGLPNRSAYNGAMAQIPCDVPGAWALFIIDLDNLKIVNDTFGHLAGDALIKAAGTRIARAMAPDVSFRLGGDEFAVIIQNPGSLADLNAAAERVLTELERSADCEGHAVAPRATIGGAVLGASERTAVAVNEAADFALYHAKETGRGGFVRYWPGIGTRITRRRDAIRDVADALADERMETHYQPIVALDTGEIVGLEALCRMRTVAGELVSALAFREATSDAHIAAELTQRVAVTVARDIAFWRDQGLLVQQVGLNVSTADFYTGSLAQKLEDAFGRAGVSLGGLVVEVSEDACIGRSDRVVTREIEALRAAGVRVALDDFGTGHASLTHLLNVPVDIIKIDQAFIGRLWPDDPSMVIVEGLIDIARQLGIEIVAEGIETEVQASQLWSMGCKVGQGFAFARAADRDATSALLRRHASGCEGATPIFARSPMEASTSRLRTVRSA, encoded by the coding sequence ATGATCGCCAACAGCGAACCTGTGGCTGACACGGCGCGCGAACTCTGTGCCGAGATAGAGACACTGATGTCTGGCGTGATCTGCTCGATCCTGACGGTCGATCAAGCCGGACTTTTGCATCCGCTCGCGGCACCGAGTTTGCCTGCGGACTATTCTTCTGCGCTGGATGGGATGATGGTCGGCCCGGAGGTCGGGTCCTGCGGCGCGGCTGCTTATCTGCGCGAACCCGTCATCATTGAGGATATCCGACGTGATCCGCGCTGCGCCCGCTCCATGGGGCTCATAGAAGGCCTTGGCGTGAGCGGATGCTGGTCCTTCCCTGTCGTGAACGCGGGCGGCGAGGCCATTGCCGTCATCGGCTTTTACAGCGAGCAAGCGCGCTCGCCGAACGCTTCTGAGCGCGCGCTGGCGGAAGCCTGCGTCGATCTCTGTGGTCTTGCGCTTCAGCGGCATGAGCGAGCCGTCGACCGCGAGCGCCGCGCGAACATAGACGCGCTGACCGGACTGCCCAATCGTTCGGCCTACAACGGCGCGATGGCGCAGATTCCGTGTGACGTCCCGGGGGCCTGGGCCCTCTTCATTATCGACCTCGATAATCTGAAGATCGTAAACGATACGTTCGGCCACCTGGCCGGTGATGCGCTCATCAAGGCGGCGGGGACCCGGATCGCGCGGGCGATGGCGCCCGACGTCAGCTTCCGGCTGGGCGGCGATGAATTCGCCGTCATCATTCAGAACCCCGGCTCGCTCGCCGATCTGAATGCGGCGGCGGAACGCGTGCTGACAGAATTGGAGCGCAGCGCCGATTGCGAGGGGCATGCCGTGGCGCCTCGCGCGACGATCGGCGGTGCCGTCCTCGGTGCCTCCGAACGGACTGCCGTGGCGGTCAACGAGGCCGCGGATTTCGCGCTCTATCACGCCAAGGAGACCGGTCGCGGCGGGTTTGTGCGCTACTGGCCGGGGATCGGTACGCGGATCACGCGGCGTCGTGACGCGATACGCGATGTGGCCGATGCGCTCGCCGATGAGCGCATGGAAACGCACTACCAGCCTATTGTCGCTCTCGATACGGGCGAGATCGTCGGGCTCGAGGCGCTCTGTCGCATGCGCACCGTGGCGGGTGAACTCGTAAGTGCCCTCGCTTTTCGGGAAGCGACCAGCGACGCCCATATCGCTGCGGAGCTTACGCAACGTGTTGCGGTAACAGTTGCGCGGGACATCGCATTCTGGCGGGATCAGGGTCTGCTCGTCCAGCAGGTCGGACTCAATGTTTCGACTGCCGATTTCTACACGGGCAGCCTGGCTCAGAAACTCGAAGATGCCTTTGGTCGTGCTGGCGTGTCGCTCGGCGGCTTGGTCGTCGAAGTGAGTGAGGATGCTTGCATCGGGCGAAGTGATCGCGTCGTAACGCGAGAGATAGAGGCGTTGCGCGCCGCCGGCGTCCGCGTCGCGCTTGATGACTTTGGAACGGGACATGCGTCGCTGACGCATTTGCTGAACGTGCCGGTCGACATCATCAAGATCGATCAGGCCTTCATCGGCCGACTATGGCCGGACGATCCAAGCATGGTGATCGTCGAGGGGTTAATCGATATCGCGCGGCAGCTCGGCATTGAGATCGTGGCCGAGGGGATCGAAACAGAAGTTCAGGCGAGCCAGCTTTGGTCGATGGGCTGCAAGGTCGGGCAAGGCTTTGCGTTTGCCCGTGCGGCAGACCGCGACGCGACGTCGGCGTTGCTACGCCGCCATGCGAGCGGCTGTGAAGGTGCGACGCCGATCTTCGCCCGAAGTCCGATGGAGGCTTCGACCAGTCGTTTACGAACAGTGCGCAGCGCTTGA
- a CDS encoding ImuA family protein, which produces MRPQPAIESLRAQIEKIEGRSRRAKSVLPFGITEVDSRLPGGGLALGALHEIAGGGNGAVDGAAAACFSAGLAARTKGKILWCITRADLFAPAIAQAGLASDRVIYLEAGDDKTVLACMEEGLRHGGLGAVIGEVARLSMTASRRLQLAAEGAGSLGIALRRWRRQTEATDFGQPTSAMTRWRVSVMPSTPLPVPGVGRARWLVELIRARAGESADFELEACDDTGRLALPAELVHGQAAAEGWRRGASG; this is translated from the coding sequence TTGCGGCCCCAGCCCGCCATAGAGTCCCTGCGCGCGCAGATCGAGAAGATCGAAGGCCGGAGCCGGCGCGCCAAATCGGTCCTTCCTTTCGGGATCACCGAGGTGGATTCGCGACTCCCCGGCGGCGGCCTTGCCCTCGGCGCGCTGCATGAAATAGCCGGCGGCGGCAACGGAGCGGTCGACGGAGCCGCAGCGGCTTGCTTCAGCGCGGGCCTCGCGGCCCGCACCAAAGGCAAAATCCTCTGGTGTATCACGCGTGCCGACCTATTCGCGCCCGCCATTGCCCAGGCAGGGCTCGCGAGCGACCGCGTCATCTACCTCGAAGCTGGGGACGACAAGACCGTCCTCGCCTGCATGGAAGAAGGATTGCGCCACGGCGGCCTCGGGGCCGTCATCGGCGAGGTCGCCCGCCTTTCGATGACAGCATCAAGACGGCTGCAACTGGCGGCCGAAGGCGCCGGCTCGCTCGGGATCGCTTTGCGGCGCTGGCGGCGACAGACAGAGGCGACGGATTTCGGCCAACCGACCTCTGCGATGACGCGCTGGCGCGTCTCCGTAATGCCCTCAACGCCGCTACCCGTTCCCGGCGTGGGCCGCGCCCGCTGGCTGGTTGAACTCATCCGCGCGCGAGCGGGCGAAAGTGCAGATTTCGAGTTGGAGGCGTGCGATGACACGGGTCGTCTCGCTCTTCCTGCCGAGCTGGTCCACGGACAGGCTGCGGCGGAAGGCTGGCGACGCGGCGCCTCCGGCTGA
- a CDS encoding Y-family DNA polymerase: MTRVVSLFLPSWSTDRLRRKAGDAAPPAEAPLVLIGRDGNRRVVLAADAAAQATGLRAGMPVTKAQVLVPGLIVQDADPAADAEALERLAVWLLRYAPIVAPDPPDGLIIDSTGADHLHGGETVMLDGLIGRLAMSGIFARGAIADTWGAAHALARFSAQPVVIAPKGHGSSVLERLPLEALRIPASTVAALRTLGFRTVGDLLAQPRAPLTLRFGPELGRRLDQALGIAAELIEPVRPADLIEVRRAFAEPIGAAETIARYIGKLVVQLCERLEESGLGARRLDLICHRVDSRAQAVRVGMATPVRDAKRLTRLLCDKIETISPGFGIEVMTLAASVAEPLERKQIVSSLVEESTPDVSDLIDTLMNRVGERALYRLAPVASDVPERSVCRIPAMAADTGAGWPGHWPRPSRLLPAPEPVETVALLPDHPPVSFTWRGIRRRLRRGDGPERVFGEWWKRDAELAAVRDYFRVEDDAGERYWLFRAGDGEDTATGSHRWFIHGVFG; encoded by the coding sequence ATGACACGGGTCGTCTCGCTCTTCCTGCCGAGCTGGTCCACGGACAGGCTGCGGCGGAAGGCTGGCGACGCGGCGCCTCCGGCTGAGGCGCCGCTCGTCCTGATTGGCCGCGACGGGAACAGGCGGGTGGTGCTGGCGGCGGATGCAGCGGCCCAGGCCACCGGCCTGCGCGCCGGCATGCCCGTCACCAAGGCGCAAGTGCTGGTGCCTGGCCTCATCGTGCAGGATGCCGATCCCGCTGCCGACGCCGAGGCGCTTGAGCGTCTCGCGGTGTGGCTTCTCCGCTATGCACCGATCGTCGCCCCCGATCCGCCCGACGGCCTCATCATCGACTCGACCGGCGCTGATCATCTCCACGGGGGCGAGACTGTCATGCTGGACGGCTTGATCGGGCGCCTCGCCATGTCCGGGATCTTCGCGAGAGGCGCGATCGCCGACACCTGGGGAGCGGCCCATGCACTGGCCCGATTTTCAGCGCAGCCGGTTGTCATCGCGCCCAAGGGGCATGGCTCGTCCGTCTTGGAGCGGTTGCCGCTTGAGGCGTTACGCATTCCGGCCTCCACCGTCGCGGCGCTGCGCACGCTCGGCTTCCGAACGGTCGGCGATCTTCTGGCGCAGCCGCGCGCGCCGCTCACGCTTCGCTTCGGCCCGGAACTCGGCCGACGCTTGGACCAGGCCTTGGGCATTGCGGCCGAACTCATTGAGCCGGTTCGGCCTGCCGATCTCATCGAGGTGCGCCGCGCCTTCGCCGAGCCGATCGGCGCAGCCGAGACAATCGCCCGTTACATCGGCAAGCTTGTTGTGCAGCTCTGCGAACGCCTTGAGGAAAGCGGGCTTGGCGCACGCAGGCTCGATCTCATCTGCCACCGCGTCGATAGCCGGGCCCAGGCGGTGCGGGTCGGCATGGCCACGCCGGTGCGCGACGCGAAGCGGCTGACGCGCCTTCTGTGCGACAAGATCGAGACCATCTCGCCCGGCTTCGGCATCGAGGTGATGACGCTTGCCGCAAGCGTCGCCGAGCCGCTCGAACGCAAGCAGATCGTCAGTTCGCTGGTCGAGGAGAGCACCCCGGACGTCTCCGATCTCATCGACACCTTGATGAACCGCGTTGGCGAGCGCGCCCTCTATCGGCTTGCCCCCGTCGCCAGCGACGTTCCGGAACGGTCTGTCTGTCGTATCCCGGCGATGGCGGCCGACACGGGAGCGGGTTGGCCCGGTCATTGGCCGAGACCGTCGCGCCTCCTCCCGGCACCCGAGCCGGTCGAGACCGTGGCGCTGCTCCCCGACCATCCGCCGGTGTCGTTCACCTGGCGCGGAATCCGCCGCCGCCTTCGGCGCGGCGACGGACCTGAGCGTGTCTTCGGCGAATGGTGGAAGCGTGATGCTGAGCTGGCCGCCGTCCGCGACTATTTCCGGGTCGAGGACGACGCCGGCGAACGCTACTGGCTGTTTCGCGCCGGCGACGGCGAGGACACCGCCACAGGCTCGCACCGCTGGTTCATTCACGGGGTCTTCGGATGA
- a CDS encoding PIN domain-containing protein, giving the protein MASRPPIAVYDACVLYPFHLRNVLIQCAFDGLVAARWTDDIHAEWIRNLAANSPSTPVTRFETTRDMMKAVLPDANVANHRSLIPSLSLPDPDDRHVLAAAIAGGAETIVTWNLKDFPASQIAPHGIAAVSPDAFLSALHRAYPKALLSSIARARENLRRTTPSIAEFIDILERQGLAEFAPILRRRKAHLA; this is encoded by the coding sequence ATGGCCTCTAGACCGCCCATCGCGGTCTACGACGCCTGCGTCCTTTATCCCTTCCATCTGCGCAATGTCCTGATCCAGTGCGCCTTCGATGGCTTAGTCGCCGCGCGCTGGACCGACGACATTCACGCGGAATGGATACGCAATCTGGCCGCCAATTCCCCCAGCACGCCGGTTACGCGCTTCGAGACCACCCGCGACATGATGAAAGCCGTCCTGCCTGACGCCAATGTCGCCAACCATCGGAGCCTGATTCCGAGCCTTTCCTTGCCCGATCCGGATGACCGGCATGTGCTTGCGGCCGCGATCGCTGGCGGTGCCGAGACGATCGTCACTTGGAACCTGAAGGATTTCCCCGCTTCGCAGATCGCCCCTCACGGAATCGCCGCTGTGTCGCCCGACGCCTTCCTTTCGGCCCTGCACCGAGCCTATCCGAAAGCCCTTCTCAGTAGTATCGCGAGAGCGCGCGAAAACCTCAGACGCACGACGCCATCCATTGCGGAATTCATAGACATTCTCGAACGGCAGGGGCTGGCCGAGTTCGCTCCCATCCTGCGGCGCCGCAAAGCGCACCTGGCCTGA
- a CDS encoding tyrosine-type recombinase/integrase, with the protein MSKLTKRVVDAAESRSKDYVIWDDELPGFGLRVFASGKRSYVIQYRLGKRSRRFTIGLHGIWTPERARQEAKVQLGRIAQGEDPAEEKQLDNKAITVKELCDLYVADLKAGLILGKGGRPKKASTILSDTGRIERHIVPLLGTRRVKDLVKADITKALKDIMAGKTRCSVKTKKLRGRAIVRGGAGTATRTIGLFGGILTYAVEAGIIDLNPVHGVRRPKDNVRGRRLTEAEYRLLGDILTKAAENEKYELSVDIIRQLALTGCRRTEMITLAWSEADTDSSCLRLIDSKEGSSIRPIGLPVVEYLENRRKEQTGTYVFPGQGDDNAFGSFPNHWEQIFADTALADITPHVLRHSFASIANDLGFTEVTIAALVGHAKGSVTSNYIHTLDTALIMAADTISGYIQGLLDGIEFKQTAYALDRDSRKAALARFLQKAAATEQDTAEDSEQLLAA; encoded by the coding sequence ATGTCTAAGCTCACCAAAAGGGTCGTTGACGCCGCTGAAAGCCGCTCCAAAGATTACGTCATCTGGGACGACGAACTCCCCGGCTTCGGCCTCCGCGTCTTCGCGTCGGGCAAGCGCAGCTACGTCATCCAGTATCGCCTCGGCAAGCGTTCACGTCGGTTCACCATCGGTTTGCATGGCATCTGGACGCCCGAGCGCGCGCGCCAGGAAGCGAAGGTCCAACTAGGCCGCATCGCTCAGGGTGAAGATCCCGCCGAGGAGAAGCAGCTCGACAACAAGGCGATCACCGTCAAGGAGCTGTGCGACCTCTACGTCGCTGATCTCAAGGCTGGCCTCATCCTGGGTAAGGGTGGCCGGCCAAAGAAGGCGAGCACGATCCTCTCGGATACAGGACGCATCGAGCGCCACATCGTGCCCTTGCTCGGCACTCGACGGGTCAAGGACCTCGTGAAGGCCGACATCACGAAAGCCCTGAAAGACATCATGGCCGGCAAGACCCGCTGCAGCGTCAAGACGAAGAAGCTCCGCGGCCGCGCCATCGTACGCGGCGGTGCCGGAACGGCTACCCGCACGATCGGACTGTTCGGCGGCATCCTCACCTACGCGGTTGAAGCAGGCATCATCGACCTCAATCCCGTCCACGGCGTCCGGCGGCCGAAGGACAATGTGCGCGGACGGCGCTTGACCGAGGCCGAATATCGCCTGCTCGGCGACATCCTGACCAAGGCTGCTGAGAACGAGAAGTATGAGTTGTCGGTCGACATCATCCGGCAGCTCGCGCTCACCGGATGCCGTCGGACCGAGATGATCACCTTGGCTTGGAGCGAGGCTGACACCGATTCAAGCTGTCTCCGGCTGATCGACAGTAAGGAAGGAAGCTCGATCCGTCCGATCGGCTTGCCTGTCGTGGAGTATCTCGAAAACCGCCGGAAGGAGCAGACCGGCACCTACGTCTTTCCCGGCCAGGGTGATGACAATGCGTTCGGGAGCTTCCCTAACCATTGGGAGCAGATATTCGCGGACACCGCGCTCGCCGACATCACGCCACACGTCCTGCGGCACAGCTTCGCCAGTATCGCCAACGATCTCGGCTTCACCGAAGTCACGATCGCCGCGCTGGTCGGGCATGCGAAGGGATCGGTCACGAGCAACTACATCCATACGCTCGATACCGCGCTCATCATGGCCGCCGACACTATCTCGGGCTACATTCAGGGGCTTCTGGATGGGATCGAGTTCAAACAGACGGCCTACGCCCTGGACCGCGACTCCCGGAAAGCCGCCCTCGCGCGGTTCCTGCAGAAGGCCGCCGCTACCGAACAGGACACGGCCGAGGACTCGGAGCAGTTGCTTGCAGCTTGA
- a CDS encoding error-prone DNA polymerase, whose protein sequence is MSQPGYVELQVTSHFSFLRGASSCEELFAQAALAGIEALAVVDRNSLAGIVRAHEAAKTTGVRLIVGCRLDLSDGMSVLVYPTDRSAYSRLCRLLSLGKRRGGKAKCVLEWQDLVAYGEGLIAVVVPDLADEECGLRLRRLRDAFGDRAYLALTLRRRPNDQLRLHELSNLAAQMRVATVVTNDVLFHEPARRILQDVVSCIRHNVTIDTIGDRRERHADRYIKPPEEMHRLFSRYPEALARTLQIADRCRFNLDELAYQYPEERDDPALTPQETLAKLTWEGAAERYPEGVPDSVAAALQHELRLIEKLDYAPYFLTVNSIVRFARSKDILCQGRGSAANSAVCYVLGITSIDPGRNDLLFERFVSEERREPPDIDVDFEHERREIVMQWVFDTYGRDHAALCSTVIRYRTKGALRDVGKALGLPEDLIGTLSSQVWAWSEEGVEQKHVEKLNLNLADRRLRLTLDLARQLMGAPRHLSQHPGGFVLTHDRLDDLVPIEPAAMKDRQVIEWDKDDIDALKFMKVDVLALGMLTCMKKGLDLLAEHKGVNLDLASIPAEDPRTYAMIRKADTLGTFQIESRAQMSMLPRLKPRTYYDLVVQVAIVRPGPIQGDMVHPYLRRREGLEPVHYPKPELEKVLGKTLGVPLFQEQAMRVAIECAGFTPGEADMLRKSMATFKFTGGVSHFRDKLIAGMVTKGYEAEFAEQTFKQLEGFGSYGFPESHAASFALIAYASAWLKCWHPEIFCAALLNSQPMGFYAPAQIVRDARDHGVEIRPVCANASRWDCTLEPTGSEERFAVRLGLRMVKGLANAHGAAIVTARADQPFGTVDDLWRRAGVPVAALTQIAEADGFRPPFGLGRREALWAIKALRDEPLPLFAAASAREEEIVPEVAEPAVMLRPMTAGGEVVEDYRHVSLSLRDHPVSFLRRELRRRRMISCQEAMDAKDGRWLEAAGIVLVRQRPGSAKGVMFITLEDESGIANLVVWPKVFEQNRRTILSAGMIAARGRVQREGEVVHLVAQRLTDLSAELASVGERDTAFPLPHGRGDEFHHGSPTPDPRGLPPKGLRTRDIYIPDLHIDTIKVKTRDFR, encoded by the coding sequence ATGAGCCAGCCCGGCTACGTTGAACTTCAGGTCACCTCGCATTTCAGCTTTCTGCGGGGGGCCTCGTCTTGCGAGGAGCTGTTCGCCCAGGCCGCGCTTGCCGGGATCGAAGCCCTGGCCGTGGTGGACCGGAATTCGCTCGCCGGCATCGTCCGGGCTCATGAAGCGGCGAAGACAACCGGGGTTCGCTTGATTGTCGGCTGCCGTCTCGACCTCAGCGACGGCATGTCGGTGCTGGTCTATCCAACCGACCGATCAGCTTATTCCCGACTCTGCCGACTGCTGTCGCTCGGCAAGCGGCGCGGCGGAAAGGCGAAGTGCGTGCTCGAATGGCAGGACCTCGTCGCCTACGGCGAAGGCTTGATCGCCGTGGTCGTGCCGGATCTCGCCGACGAGGAATGCGGCCTTAGGCTGCGCCGCCTGCGCGATGCGTTTGGCGATCGGGCCTACCTAGCTCTAACATTGCGCCGTCGGCCCAACGACCAGCTCCGCCTTCACGAGCTGTCGAACCTGGCCGCCCAGATGCGGGTTGCGACCGTGGTGACGAACGACGTCCTCTTCCACGAGCCCGCCCGCCGCATCCTTCAGGACGTCGTCTCCTGCATCCGGCACAACGTCACGATCGACACGATCGGCGACCGCCGGGAGCGTCACGCCGATCGCTACATCAAGCCGCCCGAGGAGATGCACCGTCTCTTCAGCCGTTATCCCGAGGCGCTTGCCAGAACCCTGCAGATCGCCGACCGATGCCGTTTCAATCTCGACGAGCTGGCCTATCAATATCCCGAGGAGCGTGACGATCCGGCACTCACGCCGCAGGAGACGCTGGCAAAGCTCACTTGGGAAGGCGCCGCCGAGCGTTATCCGGAGGGCGTGCCTGACAGCGTGGCTGCCGCGCTTCAGCATGAGCTGCGGCTGATCGAGAAGCTCGACTACGCGCCGTATTTCCTGACCGTGAATTCGATCGTCCGCTTCGCCCGCTCAAAGGACATCCTTTGCCAAGGCCGCGGATCAGCCGCCAACTCCGCAGTCTGCTACGTCCTCGGCATCACGTCGATCGATCCCGGCCGCAACGACCTTCTCTTCGAACGCTTCGTCAGCGAGGAACGGCGCGAGCCGCCCGACATCGACGTCGATTTCGAGCATGAGCGGCGTGAGATCGTCATGCAATGGGTGTTCGACACCTACGGCCGCGACCACGCCGCGCTCTGTTCGACTGTCATCCGCTATCGCACCAAGGGCGCGCTGCGGGATGTCGGCAAGGCGCTAGGCCTGCCCGAGGATCTGATCGGCACCCTGTCGTCTCAGGTCTGGGCCTGGTCGGAGGAAGGCGTCGAACAGAAGCACGTCGAAAAGCTGAACCTCAATCTTGCCGATCGCCGCCTTCGCCTGACGCTCGATCTCGCGCGCCAACTCATGGGCGCGCCGCGCCATCTCAGCCAGCATCCTGGCGGTTTCGTGCTGACCCATGACAGGCTCGACGACCTCGTGCCGATCGAGCCGGCCGCGATGAAGGACCGGCAGGTCATCGAATGGGATAAGGATGACATCGACGCCCTGAAGTTCATGAAGGTCGACGTCCTGGCGCTTGGGATGCTGACCTGCATGAAGAAGGGGCTGGACCTTCTGGCTGAGCACAAGGGCGTCAATCTCGATCTCGCCTCCATTCCGGCCGAGGACCCGCGCACCTACGCGATGATCCGCAAGGCCGACACGCTCGGCACCTTCCAGATCGAGAGCCGGGCGCAGATGTCGATGCTGCCGCGCCTGAAGCCGCGCACCTATTACGATCTCGTCGTGCAGGTCGCGATCGTCAGGCCCGGCCCGATTCAAGGCGATATGGTGCATCCCTATCTTCGTCGCCGGGAGGGCCTTGAGCCCGTCCACTATCCGAAGCCCGAACTGGAGAAGGTGCTCGGCAAGACGCTCGGCGTGCCGCTCTTTCAGGAGCAGGCGATGCGGGTCGCCATCGAATGCGCCGGCTTCACGCCCGGCGAGGCCGATATGCTTCGCAAGTCGATGGCCACCTTCAAATTCACCGGCGGCGTCTCGCATTTCCGCGACAAACTCATCGCCGGCATGGTCACCAAAGGCTACGAGGCCGAGTTCGCCGAGCAGACCTTCAAGCAGCTTGAGGGCTTCGGCAGTTACGGATTTCCGGAAAGCCACGCAGCCTCTTTTGCGCTGATCGCTTACGCCTCGGCCTGGCTGAAATGCTGGCACCCGGAAATCTTCTGCGCCGCGCTGCTGAACAGCCAGCCCATGGGCTTCTATGCACCGGCTCAGATCGTCCGCGACGCGCGCGATCACGGCGTCGAGATCCGTCCGGTCTGCGCCAACGCCTCCCGATGGGACTGCACACTCGAGCCCACCGGCAGCGAGGAGCGGTTCGCCGTTCGCCTTGGTCTGCGCATGGTCAAAGGCCTCGCCAACGCCCACGGCGCGGCGATCGTCACGGCTAGGGCGGACCAGCCCTTCGGCACAGTGGACGATCTCTGGCGCCGTGCCGGCGTACCCGTCGCTGCGCTCACGCAGATCGCCGAAGCGGACGGGTTTCGTCCGCCCTTCGGTCTCGGCCGTCGTGAGGCCCTGTGGGCGATCAAGGCGCTGCGCGACGAGCCGCTTCCACTGTTCGCCGCCGCATCGGCCCGCGAGGAAGAGATCGTGCCCGAGGTCGCCGAGCCGGCCGTCATGTTGCGCCCTATGACGGCGGGCGGTGAAGTCGTCGAGGATTACCGACATGTCAGCCTGTCGCTACGCGACCATCCAGTCTCGTTCCTGCGCCGGGAGTTGCGCCGCCGCCGCATGATCTCCTGCCAGGAGGCTATGGACGCAAAGGACGGCCGCTGGCTGGAGGCGGCTGGCATCGTACTGGTGCGGCAGCGGCCCGGAAGCGCCAAGGGCGTGATGTTCATTACCCTCGAAGACGAGAGCGGGATCGCCAATCTCGTAGTCTGGCCCAAGGTCTTCGAGCAGAACCGCCGCACCATCCTGTCGGCCGGCATGATCGCGGCGCGCGGGCGCGTTCAACGCGAAGGCGAAGTCGTTCACCTCGTTGCCCAGCGGCTGACCGATCTCTCCGCCGAGCTGGCCAGCGTGGGCGAGCGCGACACGGCCTTTCCGCTGCCACATGGTCGCGGGGACGAGTTTCACCACGGCTCACCGACGCCTGACCCGCGCGGCCTACCGCCAAAGGGGCTTCGGACCCGAGATATCTACATCCCCGACCTTCACATCGACACGATCAAAGTCAAAACGCGCGATTTCCGCTAG
- a CDS encoding excisionase, whose translation MASQVVQFAGLSDRDRKTVTPLPSLAEGDHVEVHVRRRDGREQTLSLPPAAISAVETLLSRLLNGERVAVLTEDQELSPTDASVILGISRPLVVHRMDIGDLPFRYVGKHRRASLKDVLALKEMLDARRKAMDALAEDTEDLVVNHGL comes from the coding sequence ATGGCCAGCCAAGTGGTGCAGTTCGCCGGTTTGTCCGACCGCGACCGCAAGACCGTGACGCCTCTGCCATCCTTGGCAGAGGGCGATCACGTGGAGGTGCATGTGCGGCGTCGCGATGGACGGGAGCAGACCCTGTCCCTTCCGCCGGCCGCCATCAGCGCCGTCGAGACGCTGCTGTCTCGCCTGCTGAACGGCGAGAGGGTCGCCGTGCTCACGGAAGATCAAGAGCTGAGCCCGACCGACGCATCGGTGATCCTAGGCATCTCGCGTCCGCTCGTCGTCCATCGGATGGACATCGGCGATCTGCCGTTCCGCTATGTCGGAAAGCACCGCCGGGCATCGCTGAAGGACGTGCTGGCCTTGAAGGAGATGCTGGACGCTCGCCGGAAGGCGATGGACGCCTTGGCCGAAGACACAGAGGATCTTGTCGTCAACCATGGCCTCTAG